In Phyllopteryx taeniolatus isolate TA_2022b chromosome 13, UOR_Ptae_1.2, whole genome shotgun sequence, the following are encoded in one genomic region:
- the shprh gene encoding E3 ubiquitin-protein ligase SHPRH isoform X2 encodes MSSRRKKAPPVRVDEEAKQRLNWNMLEDRRNEDIQGMPSCSSFPAHPTLGISLDVPPPPTPQELPGTSSDSASAFQALNVVPASQFGHIWKALIGEFRVRPARLPSDRRHEAFSLCKMADRLCVSFGSPGEPDTDGDTCSAECSLARVLLEDLDWLQKRRVVQLCHQADDDSFKVGIYLLESGLGKPEFLSEGNARMKKANQLMQKMMEYYYDFIIPVVDNEEECDTDLERQNVEELYDYVRCVHQTDGRREGNADVQHQALLPVLRPYQSQAVNWMLMREKFRNTSLKEQSLHFLWRELVTLCGKKLFYNPFTGCLIREFPLAGVERPGGILADEMGLGKTVEVLALILSHGRQDLEQEALTMPVGTSVNYFVPLPPLESEKVSHCNPAVQPKMKASHPAIRVMLLTAIREMRSGKGASVNAVFTYIRATYGYDLLKNRSHIKKMLAKLTDEGLVERVKGRGLAGSFRLGKKYKDAKKTLAAATKSNVKYSERSPRKTFQRRAKEKAEAALQNAMSEDLGDVNFPTVSHDAKAERDAVPGQLDQVSISREEPEPPVRASVVPFNAADYRFECICGELGVVDYKARVQCMKCQLWQHACCVNYKEESLDTTPFYCPHCLVAMTPVSTGATLIISPSSICHQWVEEINRHVKSASLRVLVYQGVKKHGFIQPRVLAEHDVVITTYDVLRSELNYVDIPHSNSRDGRRFRNQKRYMAVPSPLVAVEWWRVCLDEAQMVECPTAKAAEMALRLASVNRWCVSGTPVQRGLEDLYGLVLFLGVDPYWVKHWWDQLLYSPYRRGNPEPLYSVVAQLLWRSAKKDVIDQIQIPAQTEEVHWLRFSPVEGHFYHRQHEECSQDALLKLRKLSDWSLKLGSLDRRTVATILCPLLRLRQACCHPQAVRGEFLPLQKSAMTMEELLKSLQKKCRVECEEAHRQLVCALNGLAGIHIIRDEFEQAAEMYREVLRSSEEHKSRLKTDSLQRLHATHNLTELLNAKHPGIPPTLRDDRLSEEAEQLRQHYMTKYDSEVADAHQALQPVLQNIKELKRKVNLSAPWWLEVIQRAVRSSTDDDLVGRVKNELTSSYKQQAHKLSMADKFRDGHGLVYLLTTQMEDLMKSQKIVREAVKSLEGPASKKVIDEATVCHLRPTRLPLNNCVFCKADELFTDYESKLFSHTVKGQTAIFEEMIEDEEGLVDDRLPTTSRGLWAASEMERTLKAILTFAKAKRVDAELVEEGNAFMELFETWKKEYKVLHEYWMVLRNHVSAIDELGMATERLRVRLPDEPKPKLLHIIEPHEVEQNRVKLLNDQAVAKSQLQKKLGQFLYLTNLEKSQDKSTGGLNPEPCPICARPLGKEWAVLTCGHCFCNQCIAIILEQYSVGSRRRAINCAICRQTTSHAEISYVFTAQASSQDQDIPVKGSHSTKVEAVVRTLKKIHVSNPGAKCLVFSTWQSVLDIIAKALFDNNMEFSQINGIQKFQENLSSFKYEKKINILLLPLHTGSNGLNIIEATHVLLVEPILNPAHELQAIGRVHRIGQTNHSRAAMKHSEAAVLTVADLADLFTEEDGQRLQ; translated from the exons ATGAGTAGTCGCAGAAAGAAGGCTCCCCCTGTGAGGGTGGACGAGGAGGCGAAACAGAGGTTGAACTGGAACATGCTGGAGGATCGGCGGAATGAGGATATCCAGGGAATGCCTTCTTGCTCCTCCTTTCCTGCCCACCCGACTTTGGGCATCTCCTTGGATGTCCCACCGCCGCCCACTCCCCAGGAACTCCCCGGAACGTCGTCGGACTCGGCATCCGCCTTCCAGGCGCTCAACGTGGTGCCCGCCTCCCAGTTTGGCCACATCTGGAAGGCGCTCATCGGGGAGTTCCGCGTCCGGCCGGCCCGGCTCCCGTCGGACCGTCGGCACGAGGCGTTCTCACTTTGCAAGATGGCCGACCGGCTCTGCGTTAGTTTTGGGAGCCCCGGGGAGCCCGACACGGATGGCGACACCTGCAGCGCCGAGTGCAGCCTCGCTCGCGTCCTGCTGGAGGACCTGGACTGGCTCCAGAAGAGACGGGTGGTACAGCTCTGCCACCAGGCAGACGATGACTCCTTCAAG gtCGGGATTTACCTGCTGGAAAGCGGCCTCGGCAAGCCGGAGTTCCTCAGTGAGGGAAACGCTCGAATGAAGAAAGCTAATCAGCTCATGCAGAAGATGATGGAATATTATTACGACTTCATCATTCCCG TGGTGGACAACGAGGAGGAATGCGACACAGATCTGGAGAGGCAGAACGTGGAGGAGCTCTACGACTACGTCAGGTGCGTGCATCAGACCGACGGCCGACGGGAAGGGAACGCTGATGTGCAGCACCAAGCTCTGCTCCCGGTGCTTCGCCCCTATCAGAGCCAGGCTGTCAACTGGATGCTGATGCGCGAGAAATTCAGGAATACGTCCCTCAAAG AACAATCACTGCATTTCTTGTGGCGGGAGTTGGTCACTTTGTGTGGCAAGAAATTGTTCTACAACCCTTTTACCGGCTG TTTAATTCGTGAGTTTCCACTCGCTGGCGTGGAGCGGCCCGGCGGCATCCTGGCCGACGAGATGGGCCTCGGCAAGACGGTGGAGGTTCTTGCTCTGATTCTGTCTCACGGTCGACAGGACCTGGAGCAGGAGGCCCTCACCATGCCTGTG GGAACAtctgtgaattattttgttccCCTACCTCCGCTGGAGAGCGAGAAAGTTAGCCACTGCAATCCTGCAGTGCAGCCCAAAATGAAAGCATCTCACCCAG CCATCCGCGTGATGCTGCTCACCGCCATCAGGGAGATGCGCTCGGGCAAAGGGGCCTCCGTCAACGCCGTGTTCACGTACATCCGCGCCACCTACGGCTACGACCTGCTGAAGAACCGCAGCCACATCAAGAAGATGTTGGCCAAGCTGACGGACGAGGGCCTGGTGGAGCGGGTCAAAGGCCGCGGCCTGGCCGGATCCTTCCGGCTGGGCAAGAAATACAAGGACGCCAAGAAGACTCTTGCGGCAGCGACCAAATCT AATGTGAAATACTCTGAGCGCTCGCCCAGGAAGACGTTCCAGAGGCGCGCGAAGGAGAAGGCCGAGGCGGCTCTCCAAAACGCCATGAGTGAAGATCTCGGCGACGTCAATTTCCCGACGGTATCCCACGACGCGAAGGCGGAACGTGACGCCGTGCCGGGACAATTGGATCAAGTATCCATCTCCCGGGAGGAGCCGGAGCCCCCCGTCCGGGCGTCGGTGGTGCCCTTCAACGCGGCCGACTACCGCTTCGAGTGCATCTGCGGCGAGCTGGGCGTGGTGGACTACAAGGCCCGTGTGCAGTGCATGAAGTGCCAGCTGTGGCAGCACGCCTGCTGCGTCAACTACAAGGAGGAGAGCTTGGATACCACGCCCTTCTACTGCCCCCACTGCCTGGTGGCCATGACGCCCGTCTCCACCGGAGCCACGCTCATTATCTCGCCCAGCTCCATCTGCCACCAGTGGGTGGAGGAGATCAACCGCCACGTCAAGTCCGCCTCGCTGCGAGTGCTG GTGTACCAGGGCGTGAAGAAGCACGGTTTCATCCAACCGCGCGTGCTAGCCGAGCACGACGTGGTAATCACCACCTACGACGTCTTGCGCTCGGAGCTCAACTACGTGGACATCCCGCACAGCAACAGCCGCGACGGCCGCCGCTTCCGCAACCAGAAGCGCTACATGGCCGTGCCCAGCCCGTTGGTGGCCGTCGAGTGGTGGCGCGTGTGTCTGGACGAGGCGCAGATGGTGGAGTGTCCCACCGCCAAAGCGGCCGAGATGGCGCTGCGCCTCGCCTCGGTCAACCGATGGTGCGTCAGCGGTACGCCAGtgcagagaggcttggaag ACCTTTACGGCCTGGTGCTCTTCCTGGGCGTGGATCCGTACTGGGTGAAGCATTGGTGGGACCAGTTGCTCTATAGTCCGTATCGCCGCGGCAACCCGGAGCCTCTCTACAGCGTCGTGGCTCAGCTGCTGTGGCGCTCCGCTAAGAAGGATGTCATCGATCAG ATCCAGATCCCAGCTCAGACGGAAGAAGTGCACTGGCTGCGCTTCTCCCCAGTGGAGGGCCACTTCTACCACCGGCAGCACGAGGAGTGCTCGCAGGACGCCCTGCTCAAGCTGCGCAAGCTCTCCGACTGGAGTTTGAAATTGGGCAGCCTGGACCGCCGCACCGTGGCCACCATCCTGTGCCCGCTGCTGCGGCTGCGCCAGGCCTGCTGCCATCCGCAGGCAGTGCGTGGCGAGTTCCTCCCCCTGCAGAAGAG CGCCATGACGATGGAGGAGCTCCTCAAGTCCTTGCAGAAGAAATGTCGAGTGGAGTGCGAAGAGGCCCACAGACAATTGGTGTGCGCTCTCAACGGCCTGGCCGGAATCCACATCATCCGAG ATGAGTTTGAGCAGGCGGCCGAGATGTACAGAGAAGTGCTGCGCTCGTCAGAGGAGCACAAAAGCAGATTGAAGACGGATTCATTGCAG AGACTTCACGCCACTCACAATCTGACGGAGCTGCTGAACGCAAAGCATCCTGGGATTCCTCCCACTTTGCGAGACGACCGCCTCAGCGAGGAG GCTGAGCAGCTGCGTCAGCACTACATGACCAAGTACGACTCAGAGGTGGCCGACGCCCACCAAGCCCTGCAGCCAGTTTTGCAGAACATCAAAGAGCTCAAGCGCAAA GTCAACCTgagcgccccctggtggctggagGTCATCCAACGGGCGGTCCGTAGCTCCACCGACGACGACCTGGTGGGCCGCGTAAAGAACGAGCTGACGTCCAGCTACAAACAGCAAGCTCACAAGCTCTCTATGGCCGACAA GTTCCGTGACGGCCACGGTCTAGTTTACCTGCTCACCACGCAGATGGAAGACCTGATGAAATCCCAGAAGATCGTCCGCGAGGCGGTGAAGAGCCTGGAAGGGCCGGCGTCTAAGAAAGTGATTGACGAGGCCACCGTCTGTCACCTCAGGCCCACGCGACTCCCGCTCAATAA TTGTGTCTTTTGCAAAGCCGATGAGCTTTTCACCGACTACGAATCCAAACTCTTCTCGCACAC GGTGAAAGGCCAGACGGCCATCTTTGAGGAGATGATCGAGGACGAAGAGGGCCTGGTGGACGACCGCCTGCCCACCACCAGCCGAGGCCTGTGGGCGGCCAGCGAGATGGAGCGCACGCTCAAAGCCATCCTGACCTTCGCCAAGGCCAAGCGCGTGGACGCCGAGCTGGTCGAGGAGGGCAACGCCTTCATGGAGCTCTTTGAGACCTGGAAGAAGGAGTACAAG GTGCTGCACGAGTACTGGATGGTTCTGCGGAATCACGTGTCCGCCATTGATGAGCTGGGAATGGCTACCGAGAGGCTTCGCGTGCGTCTCCCCGACGAACCGAAGCCAAAACTGCTACACATAATTGAGCCGCACGAG gtggagcaaaaccgagtgaaACTTCTCAACGACCAAGCGGTGGCCAAGTCTCAGCTGCAaaagaagctgggacagttTTTATACCTTACAAACCTGGAGAAG TCCCAGGACAAGTCCACTGGTGGTCTGAACCCGGAACCGTGTCCCATTTGTGCTCGGCCACTCGGAAAGGAG tgGGCGGTGCTGACGTGCGGCCACTGCTTCTGCAACCAGTGCATCGCCATCATCCTGGAGCAGTACAGCGTGGGCTCGCGGCGCCGCGCCATCAACTGCGCCATCTGCAGGCAGACTACATCTCACGCCGAAATCTCCTACGTGTTCACCGCGCAGGCGTCCAGCCAGGACCAGGACATCCCAGTTAAG GGGAGCCACTCGACCAAGGTGGAGGCGGTGGTGAGAACCCTGAAAAAGATACACGTGAGCAACCCAGGCGCCAAGTGTTTGGTCTTCTCTACG TGGCAGAGCGTCCTCGATATCATCGCCAAAGCTCTGTTTGACAACAACATGGAGTTCTCGCAAATCAATGGAATCCAAAAATTCCAG GAGAACCTGAGCTCGTTCAAATACGAGAAGAAGATCAATATCCTGCTGCTTCCCCTGCACACGGGCTCCAACGGGCTGAACATAATCGAGGCCACGCACGTGCTACTGGTGGAGCCCATCCTCAACCCCGCCCACGAGCTGCAGGCCATCGGACGCGTGCACCGAATTGGACAAACCAA TCACAGCAGGGCCGCCATGAAGCACTCGGAGGCCGCCGTGCTCACCGTGGCCGACCTGGCCGATCTGTTCACCGAAGAGGACGGCCAACGTCTGCAGTGA
- the shprh gene encoding E3 ubiquitin-protein ligase SHPRH isoform X1 has product MSSRRKKAPPVRVDEEAKQRLNWNMLEDRRNEDIQGMPSCSSFPAHPTLGISLDVPPPPTPQELPGTSSDSASAFQALNVVPASQFGHIWKALIGEFRVRPARLPSDRRHEAFSLCKMADRLCVSFGSPGEPDTDGDTCSAECSLARVLLEDLDWLQKRRVVQLCHQADDDSFKVGIYLLESGLGKPEFLSEGNARMKKANQLMQKMMEYYYDFIIPVVDNEEECDTDLERQNVEELYDYVRCVHQTDGRREGNADVQHQALLPVLRPYQSQAVNWMLMREKFRNTSLKEQSLHFLWRELVTLCGKKLFYNPFTGCLIREFPLAGVERPGGILADEMGLGKTVEVLALILSHGRQDLEQEALTMPVGTSVNYFVPLPPLESEKVSHCNPAVQPKMKASHPAIRVMLLTAIREMRSGKGASVNAVFTYIRATYGYDLLKNRSHIKKMLAKLTDEGLVERVKGRGLAGSFRLGKKYKDAKKTLAAATKSNVKYSERSPRKTFQRRAKEKAEAALQNAMSEDLGDVNFPTVSHDAKAERDAVPGQLDQVSISREEPEPPVRASVVPFNAADYRFECICGELGVVDYKARVQCMKCQLWQHACCVNYKEESLDTTPFYCPHCLVAMTPVSTGATLIISPSSICHQWVEEINRHVKSASLRVLVYQGVKKHGFIQPRVLAEHDVVITTYDVLRSELNYVDIPHSNSRDGRRFRNQKRYMAVPSPLVAVEWWRVCLDEAQMVECPTAKAAEMALRLASVNRWCVSGTPVQRGLEDLYGLVLFLGVDPYWVKHWWDQLLYSPYRRGNPEPLYSVVAQLLWRSAKKDVIDQIQIPAQTEEVHWLRFSPVEGHFYHRQHEECSQDALLKLRKLSDWSLKLGSLDRRTVATILCPLLRLRQACCHPQAVRGEFLPLQKSAMTMEELLKSLQKKCRVECEEAHRQLVCALNGLAGIHIIRDEFEQAAEMYREVLRSSEEHKSRLKTDSLQRLHATHNLTELLNAKHPGIPPTLRDDRLSEEAEQLRQHYMTKYDSEVADAHQALQPVLQNIKELKRKVNLSAPWWLEVIQRAVRSSTDDDLVGRVKNELTSSYKQQAHKLSMADKFRDGHGLVYLLTTQMEDLMKSQKIVREAVKSLEGPASKKVIDEATVCHLRPTRLPLNNCVFCKADELFTDYESKLFSHTVKGQTAIFEEMIEDEEGLVDDRLPTTSRGLWAASEMERTLKAILTFAKAKRVDAELVEEGNAFMELFETWKKEYKVLHEYWMVLRNHVSAIDELGMATERLRVRLPDEPKPKLLHIIEPHEVEQNRVKLLNDQAVAKSQLQKKLGQFLYLTNLEKSQDKSTGGLNPEPCPICARPLGKEWAVLTCGHCFCNQCIAIILEQYSVGSRRRAINCAICRQTTSHAEISYVFTAQASSQDQDIPVKGSHSTKVEAVVRTLKKIHVSNPGAKCLVFSTWQSVLDIIAKALFDNNMEFSQINGIQKFQENLSSFKYEKKINILLLPLHTGSNGLNIIEATHVLLVEPILNPAHELQAIGRVHRIGQTKPTFVHRFLIKSTIEERMQAMLKTAEKSHSRAAMKHSEAAVLTVADLADLFTEEDGQRLQ; this is encoded by the exons ATGAGTAGTCGCAGAAAGAAGGCTCCCCCTGTGAGGGTGGACGAGGAGGCGAAACAGAGGTTGAACTGGAACATGCTGGAGGATCGGCGGAATGAGGATATCCAGGGAATGCCTTCTTGCTCCTCCTTTCCTGCCCACCCGACTTTGGGCATCTCCTTGGATGTCCCACCGCCGCCCACTCCCCAGGAACTCCCCGGAACGTCGTCGGACTCGGCATCCGCCTTCCAGGCGCTCAACGTGGTGCCCGCCTCCCAGTTTGGCCACATCTGGAAGGCGCTCATCGGGGAGTTCCGCGTCCGGCCGGCCCGGCTCCCGTCGGACCGTCGGCACGAGGCGTTCTCACTTTGCAAGATGGCCGACCGGCTCTGCGTTAGTTTTGGGAGCCCCGGGGAGCCCGACACGGATGGCGACACCTGCAGCGCCGAGTGCAGCCTCGCTCGCGTCCTGCTGGAGGACCTGGACTGGCTCCAGAAGAGACGGGTGGTACAGCTCTGCCACCAGGCAGACGATGACTCCTTCAAG gtCGGGATTTACCTGCTGGAAAGCGGCCTCGGCAAGCCGGAGTTCCTCAGTGAGGGAAACGCTCGAATGAAGAAAGCTAATCAGCTCATGCAGAAGATGATGGAATATTATTACGACTTCATCATTCCCG TGGTGGACAACGAGGAGGAATGCGACACAGATCTGGAGAGGCAGAACGTGGAGGAGCTCTACGACTACGTCAGGTGCGTGCATCAGACCGACGGCCGACGGGAAGGGAACGCTGATGTGCAGCACCAAGCTCTGCTCCCGGTGCTTCGCCCCTATCAGAGCCAGGCTGTCAACTGGATGCTGATGCGCGAGAAATTCAGGAATACGTCCCTCAAAG AACAATCACTGCATTTCTTGTGGCGGGAGTTGGTCACTTTGTGTGGCAAGAAATTGTTCTACAACCCTTTTACCGGCTG TTTAATTCGTGAGTTTCCACTCGCTGGCGTGGAGCGGCCCGGCGGCATCCTGGCCGACGAGATGGGCCTCGGCAAGACGGTGGAGGTTCTTGCTCTGATTCTGTCTCACGGTCGACAGGACCTGGAGCAGGAGGCCCTCACCATGCCTGTG GGAACAtctgtgaattattttgttccCCTACCTCCGCTGGAGAGCGAGAAAGTTAGCCACTGCAATCCTGCAGTGCAGCCCAAAATGAAAGCATCTCACCCAG CCATCCGCGTGATGCTGCTCACCGCCATCAGGGAGATGCGCTCGGGCAAAGGGGCCTCCGTCAACGCCGTGTTCACGTACATCCGCGCCACCTACGGCTACGACCTGCTGAAGAACCGCAGCCACATCAAGAAGATGTTGGCCAAGCTGACGGACGAGGGCCTGGTGGAGCGGGTCAAAGGCCGCGGCCTGGCCGGATCCTTCCGGCTGGGCAAGAAATACAAGGACGCCAAGAAGACTCTTGCGGCAGCGACCAAATCT AATGTGAAATACTCTGAGCGCTCGCCCAGGAAGACGTTCCAGAGGCGCGCGAAGGAGAAGGCCGAGGCGGCTCTCCAAAACGCCATGAGTGAAGATCTCGGCGACGTCAATTTCCCGACGGTATCCCACGACGCGAAGGCGGAACGTGACGCCGTGCCGGGACAATTGGATCAAGTATCCATCTCCCGGGAGGAGCCGGAGCCCCCCGTCCGGGCGTCGGTGGTGCCCTTCAACGCGGCCGACTACCGCTTCGAGTGCATCTGCGGCGAGCTGGGCGTGGTGGACTACAAGGCCCGTGTGCAGTGCATGAAGTGCCAGCTGTGGCAGCACGCCTGCTGCGTCAACTACAAGGAGGAGAGCTTGGATACCACGCCCTTCTACTGCCCCCACTGCCTGGTGGCCATGACGCCCGTCTCCACCGGAGCCACGCTCATTATCTCGCCCAGCTCCATCTGCCACCAGTGGGTGGAGGAGATCAACCGCCACGTCAAGTCCGCCTCGCTGCGAGTGCTG GTGTACCAGGGCGTGAAGAAGCACGGTTTCATCCAACCGCGCGTGCTAGCCGAGCACGACGTGGTAATCACCACCTACGACGTCTTGCGCTCGGAGCTCAACTACGTGGACATCCCGCACAGCAACAGCCGCGACGGCCGCCGCTTCCGCAACCAGAAGCGCTACATGGCCGTGCCCAGCCCGTTGGTGGCCGTCGAGTGGTGGCGCGTGTGTCTGGACGAGGCGCAGATGGTGGAGTGTCCCACCGCCAAAGCGGCCGAGATGGCGCTGCGCCTCGCCTCGGTCAACCGATGGTGCGTCAGCGGTACGCCAGtgcagagaggcttggaag ACCTTTACGGCCTGGTGCTCTTCCTGGGCGTGGATCCGTACTGGGTGAAGCATTGGTGGGACCAGTTGCTCTATAGTCCGTATCGCCGCGGCAACCCGGAGCCTCTCTACAGCGTCGTGGCTCAGCTGCTGTGGCGCTCCGCTAAGAAGGATGTCATCGATCAG ATCCAGATCCCAGCTCAGACGGAAGAAGTGCACTGGCTGCGCTTCTCCCCAGTGGAGGGCCACTTCTACCACCGGCAGCACGAGGAGTGCTCGCAGGACGCCCTGCTCAAGCTGCGCAAGCTCTCCGACTGGAGTTTGAAATTGGGCAGCCTGGACCGCCGCACCGTGGCCACCATCCTGTGCCCGCTGCTGCGGCTGCGCCAGGCCTGCTGCCATCCGCAGGCAGTGCGTGGCGAGTTCCTCCCCCTGCAGAAGAG CGCCATGACGATGGAGGAGCTCCTCAAGTCCTTGCAGAAGAAATGTCGAGTGGAGTGCGAAGAGGCCCACAGACAATTGGTGTGCGCTCTCAACGGCCTGGCCGGAATCCACATCATCCGAG ATGAGTTTGAGCAGGCGGCCGAGATGTACAGAGAAGTGCTGCGCTCGTCAGAGGAGCACAAAAGCAGATTGAAGACGGATTCATTGCAG AGACTTCACGCCACTCACAATCTGACGGAGCTGCTGAACGCAAAGCATCCTGGGATTCCTCCCACTTTGCGAGACGACCGCCTCAGCGAGGAG GCTGAGCAGCTGCGTCAGCACTACATGACCAAGTACGACTCAGAGGTGGCCGACGCCCACCAAGCCCTGCAGCCAGTTTTGCAGAACATCAAAGAGCTCAAGCGCAAA GTCAACCTgagcgccccctggtggctggagGTCATCCAACGGGCGGTCCGTAGCTCCACCGACGACGACCTGGTGGGCCGCGTAAAGAACGAGCTGACGTCCAGCTACAAACAGCAAGCTCACAAGCTCTCTATGGCCGACAA GTTCCGTGACGGCCACGGTCTAGTTTACCTGCTCACCACGCAGATGGAAGACCTGATGAAATCCCAGAAGATCGTCCGCGAGGCGGTGAAGAGCCTGGAAGGGCCGGCGTCTAAGAAAGTGATTGACGAGGCCACCGTCTGTCACCTCAGGCCCACGCGACTCCCGCTCAATAA TTGTGTCTTTTGCAAAGCCGATGAGCTTTTCACCGACTACGAATCCAAACTCTTCTCGCACAC GGTGAAAGGCCAGACGGCCATCTTTGAGGAGATGATCGAGGACGAAGAGGGCCTGGTGGACGACCGCCTGCCCACCACCAGCCGAGGCCTGTGGGCGGCCAGCGAGATGGAGCGCACGCTCAAAGCCATCCTGACCTTCGCCAAGGCCAAGCGCGTGGACGCCGAGCTGGTCGAGGAGGGCAACGCCTTCATGGAGCTCTTTGAGACCTGGAAGAAGGAGTACAAG GTGCTGCACGAGTACTGGATGGTTCTGCGGAATCACGTGTCCGCCATTGATGAGCTGGGAATGGCTACCGAGAGGCTTCGCGTGCGTCTCCCCGACGAACCGAAGCCAAAACTGCTACACATAATTGAGCCGCACGAG gtggagcaaaaccgagtgaaACTTCTCAACGACCAAGCGGTGGCCAAGTCTCAGCTGCAaaagaagctgggacagttTTTATACCTTACAAACCTGGAGAAG TCCCAGGACAAGTCCACTGGTGGTCTGAACCCGGAACCGTGTCCCATTTGTGCTCGGCCACTCGGAAAGGAG tgGGCGGTGCTGACGTGCGGCCACTGCTTCTGCAACCAGTGCATCGCCATCATCCTGGAGCAGTACAGCGTGGGCTCGCGGCGCCGCGCCATCAACTGCGCCATCTGCAGGCAGACTACATCTCACGCCGAAATCTCCTACGTGTTCACCGCGCAGGCGTCCAGCCAGGACCAGGACATCCCAGTTAAG GGGAGCCACTCGACCAAGGTGGAGGCGGTGGTGAGAACCCTGAAAAAGATACACGTGAGCAACCCAGGCGCCAAGTGTTTGGTCTTCTCTACG TGGCAGAGCGTCCTCGATATCATCGCCAAAGCTCTGTTTGACAACAACATGGAGTTCTCGCAAATCAATGGAATCCAAAAATTCCAG GAGAACCTGAGCTCGTTCAAATACGAGAAGAAGATCAATATCCTGCTGCTTCCCCTGCACACGGGCTCCAACGGGCTGAACATAATCGAGGCCACGCACGTGCTACTGGTGGAGCCCATCCTCAACCCCGCCCACGAGCTGCAGGCCATCGGACGCGTGCACCGAATTGGACAAACCAA GCCGACGTTCGTGCACCgcttcctcatcaagtccaccATCGAGGAGAGGATGCAGGCCATGCTCAAAACGGCAGAGAAGAG TCACAGCAGGGCCGCCATGAAGCACTCGGAGGCCGCCGTGCTCACCGTGGCCGACCTGGCCGATCTGTTCACCGAAGAGGACGGCCAACGTCTGCAGTGA